From Pseudomonas vanderleydeniana, the proteins below share one genomic window:
- the fmt gene encoding methionyl-tRNA formyltransferase translates to MTEPLRIVFAGTPEFAAEHLKALLDSPHEIVAVYTQPDRPAGRGQKLMPSPVKQLALEHGITVLQPPTLRNEDAQAELAVLKPDLMVVVAYGLILPQVVLDIPRLGCINSHASLLPRWRGAAPIQRAVEAGDAESGVTVMRMEAGLDTGPMLLKTVTPISAEDTGGTLHDRLAELGPPAVIEAIAGLAAGTLVGDVQDDSLATYAHKLNKDEARIDWQRPAVELERLIRAFNPWPICHSSLDGEALKVLAASTAEGQGQPGEILAASKDGLIVATGQGALCLTRLQLPGGKALNFSDLFNSRREKFALGTVLGQ, encoded by the coding sequence ATGACTGAGCCACTGCGCATCGTCTTCGCCGGCACCCCCGAATTCGCCGCCGAACACCTCAAGGCCCTGCTCGACAGCCCCCATGAGATCGTCGCCGTCTATACCCAGCCGGACCGGCCGGCAGGACGCGGGCAGAAGTTGATGCCGAGCCCGGTCAAGCAGTTGGCGCTGGAACACGGCATCACCGTCCTGCAACCGCCAACCCTGCGCAATGAAGACGCCCAGGCCGAGCTGGCGGTGCTCAAGCCGGACCTGATGGTGGTGGTCGCCTATGGCCTGATCCTGCCGCAGGTGGTACTGGATATCCCGCGCCTGGGTTGCATCAACAGCCACGCCTCGCTGCTGCCGCGCTGGCGCGGTGCGGCGCCGATCCAGCGCGCGGTGGAAGCCGGCGACGCGGAAAGTGGCGTGACCGTGATGCGCATGGAGGCCGGCCTCGACACCGGGCCGATGCTGCTCAAGACCGTCACCCCGATCAGTGCCGAGGACACGGGTGGCACCCTGCATGACCGCCTGGCCGAACTCGGCCCACCGGCAGTCATCGAGGCCATCGCCGGCCTGGCCGCCGGTACGCTGGTCGGCGACGTACAGGACGACAGCCTGGCCACCTACGCCCACAAGCTGAACAAGGATGAGGCGCGCATCGACTGGCAGCGCCCGGCCGTCGAGCTGGAACGGCTGATCCGTGCCTTCAACCCATGGCCGATCTGCCATAGCAGCCTCGACGGCGAAGCCCTGAAAGTGCTGGCCGCCAGCACCGCCGAAGGCCAGGGCCAGCCGGGCGAAATCCTTGCCGCGAGCAAGGACGGCCTGATCGTAGCCACCGGCCAGGGCGCGCTGTGCCTGACCCGCCTGCAATTGCCCGGCGGCAAGGCGCTGAATTTCAGTGACCTGTTCAACAGCCGCCGCGAGAAATTCGCCCTCGGTACGGTACTCGGCCAATGA
- the hemF gene encoding oxygen-dependent coproporphyrinogen oxidase: MTTRTEAVKAYLLDLQDRICAALETEDGGTRFVEDAWTRPAGGGGRTRVIADGQVIEKGGVNFSHVFGAGLPPSASAHRPELAGRGFEALGVSLVIHPHNPHVPTSHANVRFFIAEKEGEEPVWWFGGGFDLTPYYGNEEDCVHWHRVAEQACAPFGADVYPRYKAWCDSYFHLKHRNEPRGIGGLFFDDLNEWDFDTCFAFMRAIGDAYIEAYLPIVQRRKAQAWTEQQREFQEYRRGRYVEFNLVYDRGTLFGLQSGGRTESILMSLPPQVRWGYDWKAEPGSEEARLTEYFLQDRDWLAL; this comes from the coding sequence ATGACTACCCGCACCGAGGCCGTTAAGGCCTACCTGCTCGACCTGCAAGACCGTATCTGCGCTGCGCTGGAAACCGAGGACGGCGGTACGCGTTTCGTCGAGGATGCCTGGACCCGCCCTGCCGGTGGCGGTGGCCGGACCCGAGTGATCGCCGATGGGCAGGTCATCGAGAAAGGCGGCGTGAATTTCTCCCACGTCTTCGGTGCCGGCCTGCCGCCGTCGGCCAGCGCCCACCGGCCGGAACTGGCCGGGCGCGGCTTCGAGGCGCTGGGCGTGTCGCTGGTGATTCACCCGCACAACCCCCACGTGCCGACTTCCCATGCGAACGTGCGGTTCTTCATTGCCGAGAAGGAAGGCGAGGAGCCGGTCTGGTGGTTCGGTGGCGGTTTCGACCTGACGCCCTACTACGGCAACGAGGAAGACTGCGTGCACTGGCACCGCGTCGCCGAGCAGGCCTGCGCGCCGTTCGGGGCCGACGTCTATCCGCGCTACAAGGCCTGGTGCGACAGCTACTTCCACCTCAAGCACCGCAACGAGCCACGGGGTATCGGTGGACTGTTCTTCGATGACCTGAACGAGTGGGATTTCGACACTTGCTTCGCCTTCATGCGGGCGATCGGCGATGCCTACATCGAGGCCTACCTGCCGATCGTGCAGCGCCGCAAGGCGCAGGCCTGGACTGAGCAGCAGCGCGAGTTCCAGGAGTACCGCCGGGGGCGTTACGTGGAGTTCAACCTGGTGTACGACCGTGGCACCCTGTTCGGCCTGCAATCGGGTGGGCGTACCGAGTCGATCCTGATGTCGCTGCCGCCGCAGGTGCGCTGGGGCTATGACTGGAAGGCCGAGCCGGGCAGCGAAGAGGCGCGGCTGACCGAGTACTTCCTGCAGGATCGCGATTGGCTGGCGCTCTAG
- a CDS encoding LysM peptidoglycan-binding domain-containing protein, which yields MRKTLLALLLAFTGVAQAQVQLKDGYPQRYTVVRGDTLWDISGKFLREPWKWPQIWHANPQIANPDLIYPGDTLTLQFVDGQPRLVVERGASRGTIKLSPQVRRSPVAEAIPSIPLEKINAFLLSNRIVDSVEEFKRAPYILAGNNERVLSGMGDRIYARGAFDPTHNVYGLFRQGKVYTDPQTKEFLGINADDIGTGELLATEGDVGTLTLRRTTEEVRLGDRLFVSEERPITSTFMPSAPQSQVNGVIIDVPRGVTQIGVMDVVTIDKGRRDGLAEGNVLAVFKTGETVRDRVTGQPVKIPDERSGLLMVFRTYEKLSYGLVLNATRSLAVQDKVRNP from the coding sequence ATGAGGAAAACACTACTCGCCCTGCTGCTGGCCTTTACCGGTGTCGCGCAGGCGCAAGTGCAACTCAAGGATGGTTATCCACAGCGCTACACCGTGGTGCGCGGTGACACGCTCTGGGACATTTCCGGGAAGTTTCTCCGCGAACCGTGGAAGTGGCCGCAGATCTGGCATGCCAATCCGCAGATCGCCAACCCCGACCTGATCTACCCCGGCGACACCCTGACCCTGCAGTTCGTCGACGGCCAGCCACGGCTGGTGGTCGAGCGTGGCGCGTCCCGGGGGACCATCAAGTTGTCGCCGCAGGTGCGCCGCTCGCCGGTGGCCGAGGCGATTCCGAGCATTCCGCTGGAGAAGATCAACGCCTTCCTGCTGAGCAACCGCATCGTCGACAGCGTCGAGGAGTTCAAGCGCGCGCCGTACATCCTGGCCGGCAACAACGAGCGGGTACTCAGCGGCATGGGCGACCGGATCTACGCGCGTGGCGCCTTCGACCCGACGCACAACGTGTATGGCCTGTTCCGCCAGGGCAAGGTCTACACCGACCCGCAGACCAAGGAATTCCTCGGCATCAACGCCGATGACATCGGTACCGGCGAGCTGCTGGCCACCGAGGGCGATGTCGGCACCCTGACGCTGCGTCGCACCACCGAGGAAGTGCGCCTCGGCGACCGGCTGTTCGTCAGCGAGGAGCGGCCGATCACCTCGACCTTCATGCCGAGTGCGCCCCAGTCTCAGGTCAACGGCGTGATCATAGATGTGCCACGAGGTGTTACACAGATCGGCGTCATGGACGTGGTGACGATCGACAAGGGACGCCGCGACGGGCTGGCCGAAGGCAATGTTCTCGCGGTGTTCAAGACCGGCGAGACGGTTCGCGACCGGGTCACCGGGCAACCGGTGAAGATTCCCGACGAACGTTCCGGCCTGCTGATGGTGTTCCGCACCTACGAAAAGCTCAGCTATGGTTTGGTACTCAATGCCACGCGGTCGCTGGCAGTGCAGGACAAGGTACGCAATCCGTAA
- a CDS encoding SulP family inorganic anion transporter, translating into MGWTNRHAFLPFLSWLPRQTRASVSRDLIVGLSGAILALPQSVAYALIAGLPPAYGLYAAIVPVLIACLWGSSWHLICGPTAAISIVLFASVSPLAVPGSQDYITLILLLTFIAGIFQWLLGMLRFGALVNFVSHSVVLGFTLGAAVVIALGQLPNLMGIDVASQATALNGLLALIQHLGELDRPSLALGLGTLVVGLVLKSLLPRWPTLLITLVLSSLLVWLWPGMFGHVQLVKGFAGRLPPFSPLPLDLEAFLRLLPSAVAVGMLGLVTSLSIARSLSTRSQQLLDANQEVRAQGLSNIVGSLFSGYLSAGSFTRAALSYEAGACSPLAGVFSALWVALFAVCGSALIAHIPIPAMAGSILLISWGLVDHRGIRALLRVSHAEFVVMALTCVATLLLELQTAIYAGVLASLFFYLKRTSQPRVQHWRDGDEEVLRVGGSIFFGASHYLQVRLQRLKGPRVVIEAQQINFIDYSGVEMLHQEARRLAREGRSLTLRKARAQVVEELVKLEGVDKCPIRFED; encoded by the coding sequence ATGGGCTGGACCAACCGCCACGCATTCCTGCCATTTCTCAGCTGGCTGCCCAGGCAGACCCGCGCCAGCGTCAGCCGAGACCTGATCGTCGGCCTGAGTGGCGCCATCCTCGCCTTGCCGCAATCGGTCGCCTACGCCCTGATCGCCGGTCTGCCCCCGGCGTACGGGCTCTACGCGGCGATTGTCCCGGTGTTGATCGCCTGCCTCTGGGGTTCGTCCTGGCACCTGATCTGCGGCCCCACCGCGGCGATCTCCATCGTCCTGTTCGCCAGCGTCAGCCCGCTGGCCGTCCCCGGCAGCCAGGACTACATCACCCTGATCCTGCTGCTGACCTTCATCGCCGGGATTTTCCAGTGGCTGCTGGGCATGCTGCGCTTCGGCGCGCTGGTGAACTTCGTTTCGCATTCGGTGGTGCTCGGCTTCACCCTCGGTGCCGCCGTGGTCATCGCCCTCGGGCAATTGCCCAACCTGATGGGGATCGATGTTGCCAGCCAGGCCACCGCGCTCAACGGCCTGCTGGCGCTGATCCAGCATCTCGGCGAGCTGGACCGGCCCTCGCTGGCCCTGGGCCTGGGCACGCTGGTGGTGGGCCTGGTGCTCAAGTCGCTGCTGCCGCGCTGGCCCACGCTGCTGATCACCCTGGTGCTGTCCAGCCTGCTGGTCTGGCTGTGGCCCGGGATGTTCGGCCACGTACAACTGGTCAAGGGCTTCGCCGGGCGCCTGCCGCCGTTCAGCCCGCTGCCACTGGACCTGGAAGCGTTCCTGCGGCTGCTGCCCAGCGCGGTCGCCGTGGGCATGCTCGGCCTGGTGACGAGCCTGTCGATCGCCCGTTCGTTGTCCACCCGTTCGCAGCAGTTGCTCGACGCCAACCAGGAAGTCCGGGCCCAGGGCCTGTCGAACATCGTCGGCAGCCTGTTTTCCGGCTACCTGTCCGCCGGTTCGTTCACCCGCGCCGCCCTCAGCTACGAGGCCGGGGCCTGTTCACCGCTGGCCGGGGTGTTCTCGGCACTGTGGGTGGCGCTGTTCGCGGTGTGCGGCTCGGCGCTGATCGCCCACATCCCGATTCCGGCCATGGCTGGCAGCATCCTGCTGATCAGCTGGGGGCTGGTGGATCATCGCGGCATCCGCGCGCTGCTGCGGGTCAGCCATGCGGAATTCGTGGTGATGGCGCTGACCTGCGTCGCGACCCTGCTGCTGGAGCTGCAGACGGCGATCTACGCCGGTGTGCTGGCCTCGCTGTTCTTCTACCTCAAGCGCACCTCGCAACCACGGGTACAGCATTGGCGCGATGGCGACGAGGAAGTGCTCAGGGTCGGCGGGTCGATCTTCTTCGGCGCCAGCCATTACCTGCAGGTGCGCCTGCAGCGGCTCAAAGGTCCCCGAGTGGTGATCGAGGCGCAGCAGATCAACTTCATCGACTATTCCGGGGTCGAGATGCTGCACCAGGAAGCACGCCGGCTGGCCCGGGAGGGCCGCAGCCTGACGCTACGCAAGGCGCGGGCGCAGGTGGTCGAGGAACTGGTCAAGCTCGAGGGTGTGGATAAGTGCCCGATCCGCTTCGAGGATTGA
- the dprA gene encoding DNA-processing protein DprA, translated as MSRSVCNTLSPAELEARLRLHRLPEIGPRRFLQLIDTFGSASCALSAPAAAWRSLGLPAGSAEARRSPSVRDGASAALAWLERPEQHLLMWDQAAYPALLAELDDAPPLLFVAGDPTILDKPQLALVGSRRASRPGIDTAAAFSRSLAAAGFVITSGLALGIDGAAHQAALDVGGRTVGVLGTGLEKFYPQRHRSLAQAMIAQGSAVVSEFPLDAPPQPGNFPRRNRIISGLSLGVLVVEASVGSGSLITARLAAEQGREVYAIPGSIHHPGARGCHQLIRDGAVLVETVDDILQNLRGWQRMPSSVLPEAPIHPLLALLHAAPQTSEALARACGWSLARVLAGLTELELEGRVANDGGRWLARSPT; from the coding sequence ATGTCACGGTCTGTGTGCAACACCCTGTCGCCGGCGGAGCTGGAAGCCCGCCTGCGTCTGCATCGCCTGCCGGAAATCGGCCCCCGGCGCTTTCTTCAACTGATCGACACCTTTGGTTCGGCCTCTTGCGCCCTGAGCGCCCCGGCCGCCGCCTGGCGGTCGCTGGGGTTGCCCGCAGGGAGTGCCGAGGCGCGCCGCAGCCCGTCCGTGCGCGATGGGGCCAGCGCTGCATTGGCCTGGCTAGAGCGTCCGGAGCAGCATTTGCTGATGTGGGACCAGGCCGCCTACCCGGCCCTGCTGGCCGAACTGGATGACGCCCCGCCACTGCTGTTCGTCGCCGGTGATCCGACCATTCTGGACAAGCCGCAACTGGCACTGGTCGGCAGCCGGCGGGCTTCCCGACCGGGCATTGACACCGCCGCCGCCTTCTCACGCAGCCTCGCCGCCGCCGGTTTTGTCATCACCAGCGGCCTGGCCCTGGGCATCGACGGTGCCGCCCACCAGGCTGCCCTGGACGTCGGCGGGCGGACGGTGGGCGTGCTCGGGACCGGGCTCGAGAAATTTTATCCACAGCGGCACCGCAGCCTGGCGCAGGCCATGATTGCCCAGGGCAGCGCCGTGGTGTCCGAGTTTCCCCTGGACGCCCCGCCGCAGCCTGGCAACTTTCCACGGCGCAACCGGATCATCAGCGGCTTGTCCCTCGGCGTACTGGTGGTCGAGGCCAGCGTCGGCAGTGGCTCGCTGATCACCGCCCGGCTGGCGGCGGAACAGGGGCGCGAGGTCTATGCCATCCCCGGTTCCATCCACCATCCCGGCGCGCGCGGTTGCCACCAGCTGATCCGCGATGGCGCAGTGCTGGTGGAAACGGTCGATGACATCCTGCAGAACCTGCGCGGCTGGCAGCGCATGCCGTCCAGCGTGCTGCCCGAGGCCCCAATCCACCCGCTGCTGGCCCTGTTGCATGCCGCGCCGCAGACCAGCGAAGCGCTGGCCCGGGCCTGTGGCTGGAGCCTGGCGCGGGTGCTGGCGGGCCTGACCGAACTGGAGCTGGAGGGCCGGGTGGCCAATGATGGTGGACGCTGGTTAGCTCGCAGCCCGACCTGA
- the aroE gene encoding shikimate dehydrogenase, which produces MDRYVVFGNPIGHSKSPLIHRLFAEQTGQQLDYSTLLAPLDDFSGCARAFFQEGRGANVTVPFKEEAFRLADSLTDRARRAGAVNTLSKLADGSLLGDNTDGAGLVRDLEVNAGFSLQGKRVLLLGAGGAVRGALEPLLAQQPASLVIANRTVEKAELLAELFADLGPVSASGFDWLQEPVDLIINATSASLSGDVPPIASSLVEPGKTVCYDMMYGKEPTAFCRWASERSAAVALDGLGMLAEQAAVAFELWRGVRPDTAPVLAELRRLLAA; this is translated from the coding sequence ATGGATCGTTACGTTGTCTTCGGCAATCCCATTGGCCACAGCAAGTCGCCGTTGATTCACCGTCTGTTCGCCGAGCAGACCGGCCAGCAACTGGACTACAGCACGCTGCTGGCGCCGCTCGACGATTTTTCCGGTTGTGCCCGGGCGTTTTTCCAGGAAGGCCGTGGAGCCAACGTCACCGTACCGTTCAAGGAAGAGGCGTTCCGCCTGGCTGACAGCCTGACCGATCGGGCGCGTCGTGCCGGGGCGGTGAACACCCTGAGCAAGCTGGCCGATGGCAGCCTGCTGGGCGACAACACCGACGGTGCCGGCCTGGTGCGTGACCTGGAGGTCAACGCCGGCTTCAGCCTGCAGGGCAAGCGTGTCCTGCTGCTCGGCGCCGGTGGCGCGGTACGCGGGGCGCTGGAGCCGCTGCTGGCGCAGCAGCCGGCTTCGCTGGTGATCGCCAACCGCACCGTCGAGAAGGCCGAGTTGCTGGCGGAGCTGTTCGCTGACCTGGGGCCGGTGTCCGCCAGTGGTTTCGACTGGTTGCAGGAGCCGGTGGACCTGATCATCAATGCCACCTCGGCCAGCCTGTCCGGCGATGTACCGCCGATTGCGTCGAGCCTGGTCGAGCCCGGCAAGACCGTCTGCTACGACATGATGTATGGCAAGGAGCCAACCGCATTCTGCCGCTGGGCCAGCGAGCGGTCCGCGGCGGTCGCGCTGGACGGCCTGGGCATGCTCGCCGAGCAGGCGGCGGTGGCTTTCGAGCTGTGGCGTGGCGTGCGCCCGGATACAGCGCCGGTACTGGCCGAGCTGCGGCGCCTGCTGGCCGCCTAG
- a CDS encoding NADPH:quinone reductase, translated as MAKRIQFRAHGGPEVLEYVDYTPAEPGPQQVRVQNRAIGLNFIDTYWRSGLYSPPSLPSGLGGEGAGIVDAVGSEVTRFKVGDRVAYGTGPLGAYSEFHVLPQAHLVKLPEQLSFEQAAAVMLKGLTVQYLLRQTHELKAGETVLFHAAAGGVGALACQWAKAIGAKLIGTVSSAQKAAYAKSLGAWETIDYSHEDVVKRVLELTDGKKVPVVYDGVGKDTWLTSLDCLSPRGLLVSFGNASGAVEGVNLGILSAKGSLYVTRPTLGTYASNPQQLQAMADELFGLVIGGQLKIEIGARYGLAEAAKAQIELAGRRTTGSTVLLP; from the coding sequence ATGGCCAAGCGAATCCAGTTCCGTGCCCATGGTGGCCCCGAAGTCCTCGAGTATGTCGACTACACCCCTGCCGAACCGGGGCCGCAGCAGGTGAGGGTACAGAACAGGGCCATCGGCCTGAATTTCATCGACACCTACTGGCGCAGTGGCCTGTACTCGCCGCCGAGCCTGCCTTCCGGGCTGGGTGGCGAAGGCGCGGGGATCGTCGACGCGGTCGGCAGCGAAGTGACCCGTTTCAAGGTCGGCGACCGGGTCGCCTACGGCACCGGTCCGCTGGGCGCCTACAGCGAGTTTCACGTGCTGCCGCAAGCGCACCTGGTCAAGCTGCCGGAGCAGCTCAGCTTCGAACAGGCCGCCGCGGTCATGCTCAAGGGCCTGACCGTGCAGTACCTGCTGCGCCAGACCCACGAACTCAAGGCGGGTGAAACCGTGCTGTTCCACGCTGCCGCCGGCGGTGTCGGGGCGCTGGCCTGCCAATGGGCCAAGGCCATCGGCGCCAAGCTGATCGGCACCGTGAGCTCGGCGCAGAAAGCCGCCTATGCCAAGTCCCTGGGGGCCTGGGAAACCATCGACTACAGCCATGAGGACGTGGTGAAGCGGGTACTGGAGTTGACCGACGGCAAGAAGGTCCCGGTGGTCTACGATGGGGTCGGCAAGGACACCTGGCTGACGTCGCTCGACTGCCTGTCGCCACGCGGCCTGCTGGTAAGCTTCGGCAACGCCTCGGGCGCGGTGGAAGGGGTCAACCTGGGGATTCTGTCGGCCAAGGGCTCGCTGTACGTGACCCGGCCGACCCTGGGCACCTATGCCAGCAACCCGCAGCAGTTGCAGGCGATGGCTGACGAGTTGTTCGGGCTGGTGATCGGTGGGCAGTTGAAGATCGAGATCGGCGCGCGGTATGGGTTGGCCGAGGCGGCGAAAGCGCAGATCGAGCTGGCGGGACGGCGGACGACCGGCTCGACGGTGTTGCTCCCCTGA
- the rsmB gene encoding 16S rRNA (cytosine(967)-C(5))-methyltransferase RsmB, with amino-acid sequence MNPRLAAAKALAAVLSGKASLNSSLPAQLDKVEARDRGLTQDLAFGAARWQPRLSALAAKLLQKPFKAADADVEALLLVGLYQLLYTRIPAHAAIGETVGCADKLKKPWAKGLLNAVLRRAQRESTELLAELERDPVVRTAHPRWLQKSLKAFWPEQWEAICAANNAHPPMILRVNRRHHSRDAYLKLLGDAAVAARPCTYSRDGIVLDEACDVRNLPGFAEGWISVQDEAAQLAADLLDLAPGQRVLDACCAPGGKTCHILEAQPQLAGVVAVDLEAKRLLRVRENLDRLGLEAELIAADGRDTANWWDGKPFQRILLDAPCSATGVIRRHPDIKLTRQADDIAALASLQGELLDAMWATLEVGGILLYATCSTLPTENTEVIEAFLARTSGARELDIAGSFGVKQPHGRQLLAQEGGHDGFYYAKLIKIAAARG; translated from the coding sequence ATGAACCCGCGCCTGGCCGCCGCCAAGGCACTGGCCGCCGTCCTCAGCGGCAAGGCCTCGCTCAACAGCTCCCTGCCGGCGCAGCTGGACAAGGTCGAGGCCCGCGATCGTGGCCTGACCCAGGACCTGGCGTTCGGCGCCGCCCGTTGGCAGCCACGGCTGTCGGCGCTGGCGGCCAAGCTGCTGCAGAAGCCTTTCAAGGCCGCCGATGCCGATGTCGAGGCGCTGTTGCTGGTTGGCCTCTACCAGTTGCTCTACACCCGCATCCCGGCCCACGCCGCCATCGGCGAGACCGTCGGTTGCGCCGACAAGCTGAAAAAACCCTGGGCCAAGGGCCTGCTCAATGCCGTGTTGCGCCGCGCGCAGCGCGAAAGCACCGAGCTGCTGGCCGAGCTGGAACGCGACCCGGTGGTGCGTACCGCCCACCCGCGCTGGCTGCAGAAATCGCTGAAGGCGTTCTGGCCCGAGCAGTGGGAAGCCATCTGCGCCGCGAACAACGCCCACCCGCCGATGATCCTGCGGGTCAACCGCCGCCATCACAGCCGCGACGCCTACCTCAAGCTGCTGGGTGACGCCGCGGTCGCGGCCCGGCCGTGCACCTACAGCCGCGACGGCATCGTCCTCGACGAAGCCTGCGACGTGCGCAACCTGCCAGGCTTTGCCGAGGGCTGGATCAGCGTGCAGGACGAGGCCGCGCAACTGGCCGCCGACCTGCTGGACCTGGCGCCCGGCCAACGGGTGCTGGATGCCTGCTGCGCGCCAGGCGGCAAGACCTGCCATATCCTCGAAGCCCAGCCGCAACTGGCCGGGGTGGTCGCCGTCGACCTGGAGGCCAAGCGCCTGCTGCGGGTACGCGAAAACCTCGACCGCCTGGGGCTGGAGGCCGAACTGATCGCCGCCGATGGCCGCGACACCGCCAACTGGTGGGACGGCAAGCCGTTCCAGCGCATCCTGCTCGACGCGCCCTGTTCGGCCACCGGCGTCATCCGCCGCCACCCGGACATCAAGCTGACCCGCCAGGCCGACGACATCGCCGCCCTGGCCAGCCTGCAGGGTGAATTGCTGGACGCGATGTGGGCGACCCTGGAAGTCGGCGGCATCCTGCTCTACGCCACCTGCTCGACCCTGCCGACGGAAAACACCGAAGTGATCGAGGCATTCCTGGCCCGCACCTCCGGTGCCCGCGAGCTGGACATTGCGGGCAGCTTCGGCGTCAAGCAGCCCCATGGCCGGCAACTGCTGGCACAGGAAGGTGGCCACGATGGTTTCTACTACGCCAAACTGATCAAGATCGCCGCCGCACGCGGCTGA
- the def gene encoding peptide deformylase, with protein MAILNILEFPDPRLRTIAKPVAEVDDKVRQLIDDMFETMYEAPGIGLAATQVNVHQRIVVMDLSEDRSEPRVFINPEFEPLTEEKDQYQEGCLSVPGFYENVDRPTRVKIKALDRDGKPFELEADGLLAVCIQHECDHLNGKLFVDYLSTLKRDRIKKKLEKQHRQNA; from the coding sequence ATGGCCATTTTAAACATCCTCGAATTTCCAGACCCGCGCCTGCGCACCATCGCCAAACCCGTGGCCGAGGTGGACGACAAGGTTCGGCAACTGATCGATGACATGTTTGAAACCATGTACGAAGCCCCGGGCATCGGCCTTGCCGCGACCCAGGTCAACGTGCACCAGCGTATCGTGGTCATGGACCTGAGCGAGGATCGCAGCGAGCCACGGGTGTTCATCAACCCCGAGTTCGAACCGCTGACCGAAGAGAAGGACCAGTACCAGGAAGGCTGCCTGTCGGTGCCGGGCTTCTACGAGAACGTCGATCGCCCGACCCGCGTGAAGATCAAGGCGCTGGACCGCGACGGCAAGCCGTTCGAACTGGAAGCCGATGGTCTGCTGGCGGTGTGCATCCAACACGAATGCGACCACCTCAACGGCAAGCTGTTCGTCGATTACCTGTCGACGCTCAAGCGCGACCGGATCAAGAAGAAGCTGGAAAAGCAGCACCGCCAGAACGCCTGA
- a CDS encoding L-threonylcarbamoyladenylate synthase, which produces MVKSWRVQEAAREVRAGAVIAYPTEAVWGLGCDPWNEEAVDRLLALKNRSVDKGLILVADNIRQFDFLFEDFPEEWIDRMASTWPGPNTWLVPHQDLLPEWVTGLHDTVAVRVSDHPLVRDLCSLVGPLISTSANPQGRPAARTRLRVEQYFRGQLDLVLGGHLGGRKNPSLIRDLATGKVVRPS; this is translated from the coding sequence ATGGTCAAGAGTTGGCGTGTGCAAGAAGCCGCACGAGAAGTTCGCGCAGGAGCGGTGATTGCCTATCCAACCGAAGCGGTCTGGGGGCTGGGGTGCGATCCCTGGAACGAAGAGGCGGTGGATCGGTTGCTGGCGCTGAAGAATCGTTCGGTGGACAAGGGCCTGATCCTGGTGGCGGACAACATCCGCCAGTTCGACTTCCTGTTCGAGGATTTCCCCGAGGAGTGGATCGATCGCATGGCCAGTACCTGGCCGGGGCCCAACACCTGGCTGGTGCCGCACCAGGACCTGCTGCCGGAGTGGGTCACCGGCCTTCACGATACCGTGGCCGTGCGGGTCAGCGATCACCCGCTGGTGCGTGACCTGTGCTCGCTGGTCGGGCCGCTGATCTCCACCTCCGCCAACCCCCAGGGCCGGCCGGCGGCCAGGACCCGGCTGCGGGTGGAGCAGTACTTCCGTGGGCAGCTGGACCTGGTGCTGGGCGGTCACCTGGGTGGGCGCAAGAACCCGAGCCTGATCCGCGACCTGGCGACGGGCAAGGTCGTACGCCCTTCGTAG